The following proteins are co-located in the Mus pahari chromosome 14, PAHARI_EIJ_v1.1, whole genome shotgun sequence genome:
- the Myadml2 gene encoding myeloid-associated differentiation marker-like protein 2 isoform X2, with the protein MGSTMEPPGGAYLHLGAVTSPVGTARMLQLAFGCTTFSLVAHRGGFGGVQGTFCMAAWGFCFAFSVLVVACEFTKLHSCLRLSWGNFTAAFAMLATLLCATAAVIYPLYFTRLECPPEPAGCTVRNFRLPAVKAPESPWKDDLMTAMEYPSRHPTQTMTQKTLRPWFWQAGLVGSIVSQ; encoded by the exons ATGGGCAGCACCATGGAGCCCCCAGGGGGTGCATACCTGCACTTAGGCGCTGTGACCTCGCCGGTGGGTACAGCCCGAATGCTGCAGCTGGCCTTTGGCTGTACCACTTTCAGTTTGGTTGCTCACCGAGGTGGTTTTGGGGGTGTCCAGGGCACTTTCTGCATGGCTGCTTGGGGCTTCTGTTTTGCCTTCTCAGTCCTGGTGGTAGCCTGTGAGTTCACAAAACTCCACAGCTGCCTGCGCCTTTCCTGGGGCAACTTCACAGCAGCCTTCGCCATGTTGGCGACCCTGCTGTGTGCCACGGCCGCTGTCATCTACCCTCTGTACTTCACCCGGTTGGAGTGCCCACCTGAGCCTGCCGGATGCACGGTTCGAAACTTCCGCCTG CCTGCTGTCAAAGCACCAGAATCTCCGTGGAAAGATGATCTCATGACAGCGATGGAATATCCGTCCAGACACCCAACACAGACCATGACCCAGAAGACTCTGAGACCATGGTTCTGGCAGGCTGGCTTGGTTGGCAGCATTGTCTCACAGTGA
- the Myadml2 gene encoding myeloid-associated differentiation marker-like protein 2 isoform X1, whose amino-acid sequence MGSTMEPPGGAYLHLGAVTSPVGTARMLQLAFGCTTFSLVAHRGGFGGVQGTFCMAAWGFCFAFSVLVVACEFTKLHSCLRLSWGNFTAAFAMLATLLCATAAVIYPLYFTRLECPPEPAGCTVRNFRLAASVFAGLLFLAYAVEVVLTRARPGQVASYMATVSGLLKIVQAFVACIIFGALVHESRYGRYVATQWCVAVYSLCFMATVAVVVLSVMGHTGGLGCPFDRLVVVYTFLAVLLYLSAAVIWPVFCFDPKYGEPRRPADCLRGSCPWDSQLVVAIFTYVNLLLYIVDLAYSQRIRFVPTL is encoded by the coding sequence ATGGGCAGCACCATGGAGCCCCCAGGGGGTGCATACCTGCACTTAGGCGCTGTGACCTCGCCGGTGGGTACAGCCCGAATGCTGCAGCTGGCCTTTGGCTGTACCACTTTCAGTTTGGTTGCTCACCGAGGTGGTTTTGGGGGTGTCCAGGGCACTTTCTGCATGGCTGCTTGGGGCTTCTGTTTTGCCTTCTCAGTCCTGGTGGTAGCCTGTGAGTTCACAAAACTCCACAGCTGCCTGCGCCTTTCCTGGGGCAACTTCACAGCAGCCTTCGCCATGTTGGCGACCCTGCTGTGTGCCACGGCCGCTGTCATCTACCCTCTGTACTTCACCCGGTTGGAGTGCCCACCTGAGCCTGCCGGATGCACGGTTCGAAACTTCCGCCTGGCAGCCAGCGTCTTCGCAGGACTCCTCTTCCTGGCTTATGCGGTTGAAGTGGTCCTGACTCGGGCTCGGCCAGGTCAGGTAGCCAGCTATATGGCTACAGTGTCTGGGCTCCTTAAGATCGTCCAGGCCTTTGTGGCCTGCATCATCTTTGGAGCCCTTGTCCACGAGAGTCGCTACGGGCGCTACGTGGCCACACAGTGGTGTGTGGCTGTCTACAGCCTGTGCTTCATGGCCACGGTGGCTGTGGTGGTCCTAAGCGTGATGGGACACACGGGGGGACTGGGGTGCCCGTTTGACCGCCTCGTGGTAGTGTATACCTTCCTGGCTGTGCTCCTATACCTCAGTGCTGCAGTCATCTGGCCAGTCTTCTGTTTCGACCCTAAGTACGGGGAGCCCCGGCGCCCGGCGGACTGCCTGCGAGGCAGCTGCCCCTGGGACAGCCAGTTGGTGGTAGCTATTTTCACCTACGTCAACCTGCTCCTTTACATTGTTGACCTCGCTTACTCCCAGAGGATCCGCTTCGTGCCCACCCTGTAG
- the Notum gene encoding palmitoleoyl-protein carboxylesterase NOTUM has product MGGEVRVLLLLGLLHWVGGSEGRKTWRRRGQQPPQPPPPPPPPQRAEVEPGAGQPVESFPLDFTAVEGNMDSFMAQVKSLAQSLYPCSAQQLNEDLRLHLLLNTSVTCNDGSPAGYYLKESKGSRRWLLFLEGGWYCFNRENCDSRYSTMRRLMSSKDWPHTRTGTGILSSQPEENPHWWNANMVFIPYCSSDVWSGASPKSEKNEYAFMGSLIIQEVVRELLGKGLSGAKVLLLAGSSAGGTGVLLNVDRVAELLEELGYPSIQVRGLADSGWFLDNKQYRRSDCIDTINCAPTEAIRRGIRYWSGMVPERCQRQFKEGEEWNCFFGYKVFPTLRCPVFVVQWLFDEAQLTVDNVHLTGQPVQEGQWLYIQNLGRELRGTLKDVQASFAPACLSHEIIIRSYWTDVQVKGTSLPRALHCWDRSFHDSHKASKTPMKGCPFHLVDSCPWPHCNPSCPTIRDQFTGQEMNVAQFLMHMGFDVQTVAQQQGMEPSKLLGILSSGN; this is encoded by the exons atgggaggagaggtgcGCGTGCTGCTACTGCTGGGCCTGCTGCACTGGGTTGGGGGCAGCGAGGGCAGGAAGACTTGGAGGCGCCGTGGCCAGCAGCCACCCCAgccgccgcccccgccgccgcccccgCAGCGGGCTGAGGTGGAGCCGGGCGCCGGGCAGCCGGTGGAGAGCTTCCCGCTGGACTTCACGGCAGTGGAGGGCAACATGGACAGTTTTATGGCGCAAGTCAAGAGCCTGGCACAGTCCCTGTATCCCTGCTCTGCGCAGCAGCTCAATGAGGACCTGCGCCTTCACCTCCTGCTGAACACGTCGGTGACCTGCAATGACGGCAGCCCCGCCGG CTACTATTTGAAGGAGTCCAAGGGCAGTCGGCGGTGGTTACTCTTTCTGGAAG GAGGCTGGTATTGCTTCAACCGGGAGAACTGTGATTCCAGATACAGCACCATGCGGCGCCTCATGAGCTCCAAAGACTggccacacacacgcacag GTACTGGTATTCTATCCTCCCAGCCAGAGGAGAACCCTCACTGGTGGAATGCCAATATGGT CTTCATCCCCTACTGCTCCAGTGACGTTTGGAGTGGGGCTTCACCCAAGTCTGAGAAGA ATGAATATGCCTTCATGGGCTCCCTCATCATCCAGGAGGTGGTACGGGAGCTCCTGGGCAAAGGGCTGAGCGGGGCAAAGGTGCTGCTGTTGGCCGGGAGCAG CGCTGGGGGCACCGGGGTGCTGTTGAATGTAGACCGCGTGGCTGAGCTGCTGGAGGAGTTGGGCTACCCATCTATCCAGGTGCGGGGCCTGGCTGACTCAGGCTGGTTCCTGGACAACAAGCAGTACCGGCGATCAGACTGCATCGACACTATCAACTGTGCACCCACAGAGGCCATCCGCCGTGGCATCAG GTACTGGAGTGGGATGGTCCCGGAGCGCTGCCAGCGCCAGTTCAAGGAAGGAGAGGAATGGAATTGCTTCTTTGGCTACAAAGTATTCCCAACTCTGCGCT gtcctGTGTTCGTGGTGCAGTGGCTTTTCGATGAggctcagctcactgtggatAATGTACATCTCACTGGACAGCCGGTTCAGGAAGGCCAGTGGCTATACATCCAGAATCTGGGCCGAGAACTGCGTGGTACACTCAAGGATGTGCA GGCCAGCTTtgcccctgcctgcctgtcacatGAGATCATCATACGGAG CTATTGGACAGACGTCCAGGTGAAGGGGACTTCACTGCCCCGGGCACTGCACTGCTGGGACCGGAGCTTCCACGACAGCCATAAGGCCAGCAAAACCCCCATGAAGGGCTGCCCTTTCCACCTGGTAGACAGCTGCCCCTGGCCCCACTGCAACCCCTCGTGCCCTACCATCCGGGACCAGTTTACAGGGCAAGAGATGAACGTGGCACAGTTCCTTATGCACATGGGCTTCGATGTGCAGACAGTGGCTCAGCAGCAGGGGATGGAGCCCAGCAAGCTGCTGGGGATACTGAGTAGTGGGAACTAG